One Arthrobacter sp. FW306-07-I genomic window carries:
- a CDS encoding LacI family DNA-binding transcriptional regulator: MTSPPAQASRGGPVTRKDVARYAGVSTAVVSYVVNGGPKKVAPATEAKVQDAIRVLGYRPNAAARALKLGSSETLGLIIPDNTNPFFSLLAHAVEDAAADLGYALVLSNSDGNLSKERRNIRNLAARQVDGVLLASVLFEPDLEALETADIPAVLLNQERDAPGFNSIGVDLAAGARIAVNHLIGHGHTNIGLAMGTNVSGSLDGREVGWRQALQEAGLPEGPIVYSGFTWPGGYSAGQRLLASINRPTAIFATSDTQAVGLLRAIHEAGLAVPGEIAVASFDGSIESEYSWPPLTTMEQPVAAMAEAAVQALVEAKRGGKPKHRIFPTKLHVRQSCGCP; the protein is encoded by the coding sequence ATGACCTCCCCGCCCGCGCAGGCCTCCCGCGGCGGCCCCGTAACCCGCAAGGACGTTGCGCGTTATGCCGGCGTCAGCACCGCCGTCGTCAGCTACGTTGTCAATGGCGGGCCCAAGAAAGTGGCACCGGCAACGGAAGCCAAGGTCCAGGACGCCATCCGCGTCCTTGGCTACCGTCCCAACGCCGCCGCCCGGGCGCTCAAGCTGGGTTCAAGCGAGACGCTGGGGCTCATCATCCCGGACAACACGAACCCCTTCTTTTCCCTCCTGGCCCATGCTGTTGAGGACGCTGCCGCGGATCTGGGCTACGCCCTGGTGCTCAGCAACTCCGACGGGAACCTGTCCAAGGAGCGGCGGAACATCCGCAACCTCGCCGCCCGCCAGGTGGACGGCGTGCTGCTGGCAAGTGTCCTTTTCGAACCTGACCTGGAAGCGCTGGAAACGGCGGACATCCCGGCCGTGCTGCTGAACCAGGAACGCGATGCCCCGGGCTTCAACAGCATCGGTGTGGACCTCGCAGCAGGGGCCAGGATCGCAGTGAACCATCTGATCGGTCATGGGCACACCAATATCGGTCTGGCGATGGGCACCAACGTTTCCGGCAGCCTGGACGGCCGCGAGGTGGGTTGGCGCCAGGCGCTCCAGGAGGCAGGCCTGCCGGAGGGCCCCATCGTATACAGCGGCTTCACCTGGCCCGGCGGCTATTCGGCCGGCCAACGGCTGCTGGCCTCGATCAACAGGCCCACGGCGATATTCGCAACCTCGGACACCCAGGCGGTGGGCCTGCTCCGCGCCATTCATGAGGCGGGCCTGGCCGTGCCGGGTGAGATCGCCGTCGCGTCCTTCGACGGTTCCATTGAATCCGAATATTCGTGGCCGCCCCTGACCACTATGGAGCAGCCCGTGGCTGCGATGGCGGAAGCCGCCGTGCAGGCCCTGGTGGAAGCCAAGCGCGGCGGGAAGCCAAAGCACAGAATATTTCCCACAAAGCTCCACGTCCGGCAGTCGTGCGGGTGCCCCTGA
- a CDS encoding carbohydrate ABC transporter permease yields the protein MSRGAAMLIMGVFTLYFLTPIWWLLVSSSKTGGDITGTAPLWFTADSIPTFFANLGNLFTYSDGVFGRWLANSALYAGLGALVGTVIAAMCGYALAKYEFRGREAIFNVVLSGVLVPATALALPLFLIFSQVKLTNTLWAVFLPSLVSPFGVYLARIYAAASVPTELLEAARLDGSSEARTFFTVSTRLMAPALVTIFLFQFVAIWNNFFLPLIMLRDQTLFPVTLGLYAWNSQISQIPELRVLVIVGALVSILPLIATFLGLQRFWSSGLGAGSVK from the coding sequence ATGTCCCGGGGAGCGGCCATGCTCATCATGGGCGTCTTCACGCTCTACTTTCTGACCCCCATCTGGTGGCTGCTGGTCTCCTCCTCCAAGACCGGCGGGGACATCACAGGCACCGCACCGCTGTGGTTCACCGCGGACTCCATCCCCACCTTCTTCGCCAACCTGGGCAACCTGTTCACCTACAGCGACGGCGTGTTCGGGCGCTGGCTGGCCAACAGCGCCCTCTACGCGGGGCTGGGCGCCCTGGTTGGTACCGTCATTGCCGCCATGTGCGGCTATGCCCTGGCCAAGTATGAGTTCCGTGGCCGTGAGGCCATCTTCAACGTCGTGCTCAGCGGGGTGCTGGTGCCCGCAACTGCACTCGCCCTCCCGCTGTTCCTGATCTTCAGCCAGGTGAAACTGACCAATACCCTTTGGGCAGTGTTCCTGCCCAGCCTGGTCAGCCCCTTCGGCGTCTACCTTGCCCGGATCTACGCGGCGGCAAGCGTCCCCACGGAGCTGCTGGAGGCTGCACGCCTCGATGGTTCATCTGAGGCCAGGACCTTCTTCACGGTTTCCACCCGCCTTATGGCTCCTGCCCTGGTGACCATCTTCCTGTTCCAGTTCGTAGCCATCTGGAACAACTTCTTCCTGCCCCTCATCATGCTGCGGGACCAGACACTGTTTCCGGTCACGCTGGGCCTGTATGCGTGGAACAGCCAGATCAGCCAGATTCCGGAGCTCCGGGTCCTGGTGATCGTCGGCGCCCTGGTGTCGATCCTCCCGCTGATCGCAACGTTCCTCGGGCTGCAGCGCTTCTGGAGCAGCGGCCTGGGCGCTGGAAGCGTCAAATAG
- a CDS encoding ABC transporter substrate-binding protein has product MRVRYGKATAAFAIVSALSLAGCSSGESTSAAQDTTSCKPSSGPVELSFTTWVPGMDKVVDLWNKDHPDIKVKVQTGPNGNSGTYQNFFNQLQAGNAPDLGQIEYDALPNFRVQDGLANIAGCEGVAEAKDKFVDWTWGQVTFNEDKAVYAIPQDSGPMAMFYRADLFKEAGIKVPTTWDEYAAAAEQIKARGSYITNFPRSDVNWFAGNVWQAGGQWFSNTDDKWEVNLTGKESAKVANYWQKLLEKGEVSTLPSFSDEWNASFNKGQQWTWVSAVWGASTLASGAPDTAGKWAVAPMPQWEAGGKAAGNWGGSSTAVLKGSKHPYEAAKFALWLNTDPEALALANKLGGLYPAAKSAKDLGAFSGGVDYFGGQKIYDVFAEASSNVNPNFTWGPTMTKTYTDVSDGFGKAAGGSGTLLDALKSGQQKTVDALKAQSIPVKE; this is encoded by the coding sequence ATGCGCGTGCGTTACGGAAAAGCCACTGCCGCCTTTGCCATAGTCTCGGCGCTGTCCCTTGCGGGCTGCTCAAGCGGCGAAAGCACCTCTGCTGCCCAGGACACCACCTCCTGCAAGCCCTCCTCCGGACCGGTTGAGTTGTCCTTCACCACCTGGGTGCCTGGCATGGACAAGGTGGTGGACCTCTGGAACAAGGACCATCCTGACATCAAGGTAAAGGTCCAGACCGGGCCCAACGGCAACTCGGGCACCTACCAAAACTTCTTCAACCAGCTACAGGCGGGCAACGCCCCCGACCTGGGGCAGATCGAATACGACGCACTCCCCAACTTCCGTGTGCAGGACGGACTGGCGAACATCGCCGGCTGCGAGGGAGTGGCAGAAGCCAAGGACAAGTTCGTGGACTGGACCTGGGGCCAGGTCACCTTCAACGAGGACAAGGCCGTCTATGCCATCCCGCAGGACAGCGGTCCGATGGCGATGTTCTACCGGGCGGACCTCTTCAAGGAGGCGGGCATCAAGGTCCCCACCACCTGGGACGAATACGCTGCGGCAGCTGAGCAGATCAAGGCCCGCGGCTCCTACATCACCAACTTCCCCCGCAGCGACGTCAACTGGTTTGCCGGCAACGTATGGCAGGCGGGCGGACAGTGGTTCTCCAACACCGATGACAAGTGGGAGGTAAACCTGACCGGCAAGGAGTCCGCGAAGGTGGCCAACTACTGGCAGAAGCTGCTCGAAAAGGGCGAGGTATCCACGCTTCCCTCCTTCTCCGATGAGTGGAACGCCTCCTTCAACAAAGGCCAGCAGTGGACCTGGGTCTCTGCGGTCTGGGGCGCGTCCACCCTGGCAAGCGGAGCCCCCGACACCGCGGGCAAGTGGGCAGTTGCACCCATGCCGCAGTGGGAGGCCGGCGGAAAGGCCGCGGGCAACTGGGGCGGTTCCTCGACTGCAGTCCTCAAGGGCTCCAAGCACCCGTACGAGGCAGCCAAATTCGCGCTGTGGCTGAACACGGATCCTGAGGCGCTGGCGCTGGCCAACAAGCTCGGCGGCCTCTACCCCGCGGCCAAATCGGCAAAGGACCTCGGCGCCTTCTCCGGCGGCGTGGACTACTTCGGTGGCCAGAAGATCTACGACGTTTTCGCCGAGGCCTCGTCCAACGTGAATCCGAACTTCACCTGGGGCCCCACCATGACCAAGACCTACACCGATGTGTCGGATGGTTTCGGCAAGGCAGCCGGCGGCAGCGGCACGCTCCTGGATGCACTTAAGAGCGGCCAGCAGAAGACCGTCGATGCCCTGAAGGCGCAGTCCATCCCCGTCAAGGAATAA
- a CDS encoding Gfo/Idh/MocA family protein, with the protein MAFSIGVLGVGQFGGQFAHLFNLHPGVSDVFVVDERPERAAEAVERYHLAGAKADFAELLASDVDAVAIFTQRWTHGPLVEQALRAGKHVYSAVPMAVSEEEIARIIQSVRETGLVYMMGETSYYNPATVYAREQQAAGRFGRIFYSEGDYVHDMDLGFYDAYQYSGGERWKETASYPPMLYPTHAIGGVLGAIPGHAVSVSCVGVRDDRNDGVFNRDISMFGNDFSNATALFELNDGGVMRTNEMRRVGYPSHIRESRFRFFGTEASFEQLAKVTVWQDKQNVHDISEQMETRPSMSLDDPSLANVAPELRDAFVSGLSPVHDAERLPEEFRGAPNGHEGSHHFLVDDFVTAVNTGTLPPVNAWVAARYTLPGIVAHQSALQNGVRLPIRDFGDAPGTSS; encoded by the coding sequence ATGGCGTTTTCGATCGGCGTACTCGGCGTTGGGCAGTTCGGCGGACAGTTCGCGCACCTTTTCAACCTCCACCCCGGCGTCAGCGACGTCTTCGTGGTGGACGAGCGGCCCGAGCGCGCGGCCGAGGCTGTGGAGCGGTACCACTTGGCAGGGGCCAAGGCGGACTTCGCGGAGCTCCTCGCCTCCGACGTTGATGCCGTTGCCATCTTCACCCAGCGCTGGACCCACGGCCCGCTGGTCGAACAGGCGCTCCGGGCAGGTAAGCACGTCTACTCAGCAGTACCCATGGCGGTATCGGAAGAGGAGATCGCCCGCATCATCCAGTCCGTCCGGGAAACCGGCTTGGTGTACATGATGGGGGAGACCAGCTACTACAACCCCGCTACGGTGTATGCCCGCGAACAGCAGGCGGCCGGCAGGTTCGGGCGAATCTTCTACTCTGAGGGCGATTACGTCCATGACATGGACCTGGGCTTCTACGACGCCTACCAGTACAGCGGGGGTGAGCGGTGGAAGGAGACCGCCAGCTACCCGCCGATGCTGTACCCCACCCACGCAATCGGTGGTGTGCTGGGTGCCATTCCAGGACACGCCGTCAGCGTCAGCTGCGTTGGAGTCCGCGACGACCGGAACGACGGCGTCTTCAACAGGGACATCAGTATGTTCGGCAACGACTTTTCCAACGCCACCGCACTGTTCGAACTGAACGACGGCGGCGTGATGCGAACCAACGAGATGCGCCGCGTGGGCTATCCCTCCCATATCCGTGAGTCCCGCTTCAGGTTCTTCGGCACGGAGGCGAGCTTCGAACAGCTTGCCAAGGTTACGGTCTGGCAGGACAAACAAAACGTCCATGACATCTCCGAGCAGATGGAGACCCGTCCCAGCATGTCCCTGGACGACCCCTCCCTGGCAAACGTGGCCCCGGAGCTTCGCGACGCCTTCGTCTCCGGACTCTCGCCCGTCCACGACGCAGAACGGCTCCCGGAGGAGTTCCGCGGCGCACCCAACGGACATGAAGGCAGCCACCACTTCCTGGTGGACGACTTTGTCACGGCCGTGAACACCGGCACCCTGCCGCCGGTCAATGCTTGGGTGGCGGCCCGTTACACCCTGCCTGGCATCGTGGCCCACCAGTCAGCACTTCAAAACGGCGTACGGCTTCCCATCCGTGACTTCGGTGATGCGCCCGGTACCAGCAGTTAG